A stretch of DNA from Leptospira wolffii serovar Khorat str. Khorat-H2:
TTCCCTTGACATTTAAATAGACCCGTATATAATCCTATTTTGCCTCATTCGCGAAAGACTGCAATCGGTAGGCAAAATGGGATTATGAACCGCAAATCGTTTTGGATATCTATACTATTCTTTTTAATAGCCTGCTCTACTCATAAAAAAGACGACACTGCCGAGAAAGTTTTGGGCCTCGCAGTTCTGGATCTTCTAAACACGCCTTATGTAAGAATCACCCCTGTCGCGGATACTTTCACTACGCAAGTAGATCACAAGGATGGGGCATTTACGTATACCGCTACTTTCGATCCGAAATGCTCCGGGGCTCCGAACAACGTAAATTTCTATTTCTTCCGCAGAACGATGAAGAATGCGAACACCAAATTGCTCATCAATTTCATGGGAGGCGGGGCCTGCTGGGATGACGCAAATTGCTTCGGTTCTAATACCACCACCTATTTTAATCAATTGAATTCGGTTCCCGATTTCGCTTTGGATATCATCTTCAAGGGAGTCATCGATCAAGGCGTGGGGGCCAATCCGTTCAAAGATTACGATGTGATTTTTGTGCCGTATTGCACAGGGGATCTTCATATAGGAAGCAAAAGCACGACTTATACCAGAGGCACGCTGCATCATAACGGATACGATAACGTGATTTCGGTCCTGAAATTCGTGCAGAGCGCTTATCCTCAATTAGATAACGTTTTCGTAATAGGCCAAAGCGCCGGAGGCTACGGTACCTTACTCAACTACCCTATCATTCGGGAAACGGTAACCACAATCAGCTCCGGAGCGGACGTGAGAATGCTTTCGGACGCTTCCAACGGAATCGTGCCTACGGCCGCCTACGGAACCGGTGCGGCATTCTTTCCCAAACTGGATAGCTCCTGGGGAGTGGAACATGGGATAGGAAACGGGAGCGGAAGTTCTGTGACCATTTCAAATTCCAATCTTCCCCAATGGGTGAACGGAATCGGGTCCACATACACCACGATCGGCACTTCTTCCGTCGATGACTACTTCAAGAAAGTGGCCGCAGAATATCCAAACGATCGGATCGGTCAATATACCGCGATATTCGACGGGAACCAAAGATTCTTTTATAATGTGATGGGACAAATCAATAAGATTAACGCTGCCACCATAGTCTATAATGATAACACGACCAATGACCCGAATCAGAGCGGTAGATCTTACTCGGCGATCTATGGGGATAGCGACGGCAGCTCTCTGACGGACGGCAATAGTTCTTCTTCTAATAATTACACTACCTGCGATTGGTCCAAGCAGGCGATCTCCAAAATGAAGGGAGTGCAGACGAGCGCTCCTACGAACTATCGTTATTATCTAGCTCCTGGGGACGTGCATACGATCACTACTTATAACGATATGTATTCCTTGGTAAGCGGCGGAGTAAATTTTGCCACTTGGCTGAACGATTTTGCGACGGGGACAGGATCGCTACCGAATAGCGTACAATGCAACGATTCTTCCGGATCCTGCGTGAACAAGAATCGAATTTCGAACTCGATCAATAATTCTCTCGGGGTGGTAACTTCCGACGGTTCGTTTCCGATTGGTCAGAATCTATTCGCGACATGCGGGAACGCCGCAGGTTTGGGTCTTTAAGAAAATATAATCTCGGGGAGAATCAAAAGATCCCTTCGATAAAATCCACACCGAGGGATACGAGAT
This window harbors:
- a CDS encoding pectin acetylesterase-family hydrolase produces the protein MNRKSFWISILFFLIACSTHKKDDTAEKVLGLAVLDLLNTPYVRITPVADTFTTQVDHKDGAFTYTATFDPKCSGAPNNVNFYFFRRTMKNANTKLLINFMGGGACWDDANCFGSNTTTYFNQLNSVPDFALDIIFKGVIDQGVGANPFKDYDVIFVPYCTGDLHIGSKSTTYTRGTLHHNGYDNVISVLKFVQSAYPQLDNVFVIGQSAGGYGTLLNYPIIRETVTTISSGADVRMLSDASNGIVPTAAYGTGAAFFPKLDSSWGVEHGIGNGSGSSVTISNSNLPQWVNGIGSTYTTIGTSSVDDYFKKVAAEYPNDRIGQYTAIFDGNQRFFYNVMGQINKINAATIVYNDNTTNDPNQSGRSYSAIYGDSDGSSLTDGNSSSSNNYTTCDWSKQAISKMKGVQTSAPTNYRYYLAPGDVHTITTYNDMYSLVSGGVNFATWLNDFATGTGSLPNSVQCNDSSGSCVNKNRISNSINNSLGVVTSDGSFPIGQNLFATCGNAAGLGL